Within Macaca nemestrina isolate mMacNem1 chromosome 12, mMacNem.hap1, whole genome shotgun sequence, the genomic segment ATGGCTGCCTGGCTGGGCCACTTCCCTGAAATCACTCCTCAAGGCTGGCACTCATACTGGACACCCTGTCGGCCCCaccctgcagccccagccaagGCCACATCCTGCCGGCCACTGCTCCAGACCTGGGAACAAGTCGGTCCCCGCTGGCCAACCAGGCTGGACAGCTGGCCACGGCCCTGGAGCCCATGGGCTGGGAAGGGCAGGGGGCCATAGGCCCAGGGCACCCCAAATGCTTGTCCTGGTGCTGCCCTGATTCAGCTGCCGTGCTGGCTTCGCACtacccacccccctccccatcccAAGTTGGAGccacccgccccccaccccctgccaagCAGAGCACACCAGCACAGAGGGGAGGCCAACAACTGTATTTCCACATCAGCTGGGGCTCTCGGTCGCCCAAGGGGAGGACAGGAGTCAGCTGCAGAGGAAGGCTGACGCCAGCCCCCggtcccagccccacctccaggccAATGCATGCCCCAGGGATGGGCTCAGTCCCAGGACCACCGCGCAGGCTCCAGAAGGTGAGTTTTATCCCCTCACTCCTTCCAGCTCATCCTCAGGCCTCCACTGGCCTCATCCACAATGGGCCCAGGACACTGGACAGGTAGGGGTGGCAGAGCCCAGCTGGGCCCAAGCTGGGCAGAGGGGCCCAAGCTCGGCATAGGGGCCCTCGGGTAGGGCAGGTTTCCAAGGGAGGGTCCGGGAGGACGGCCTGGTGTGGGGTGGTGGCTCAGCCCAGCGGGCGCTGgtagggctggggaggggactCCCTGGAGATGAAGGGAGCCCCAGGATACACAAGCTCGGCTGCCAAGCTGGGGCGGGGTCTTCCAAGTGTATGGAACAGATCTGTGCTCCAGATCAGCTCTACCCCCAccaaacagacagacagacggacAGGCGGACAGATGGACAGGTGGAGAGACAGGCGGACAGGTAGGTGGCGTTTCTGAACCCAGGGAGGGGAAAACCACAGAACAAAACAGCAGGTCTGGCTTGGGCCGCCGGCTTCCAGGGCGCCCAGGGCAGTGGGCAGgcaagtgtgtgagtgtgtgtgactACGTGTGGGAGGCGCCGGGGGGCCGGGGGCCTCCTCCTCCGGGACTGTCCTCTGTTTCTGTGCTGGCACGCCGACGGCTTGGGAACTAGAGGCGGGCAGCCTCGGCGAAGCCCACCCTGTTGTTGTCGCGGTCAAACACAGTGTAGTAGCGGCCGATGAAGACGTCGCCCAGGATCCAGAGTGGCCCGCTGGGTGGCGGGATGTCCATGCCCATGAAGCCGCTCAGGCAGAGGGTCTTCCCGGCCTGCGACACCTGGGATGGCCCTGGTGGTCAGCACCCAGGCCTGGCACCAGCCGCCCCCCAACCTGTTGCCGGCTCACCTGGGGCATGCGCCCCACCCCCGTTCACCTGGGCCGTGTGCGCCCCCCGCCCGCTCACCTTGAGCGTGTGCACCCACCGCCCACTCCCCTGGGGCGTATGCCCCCTCCGCCTGCTCACCTTGAGCGTGTAGTCCTCTGGGGACAGCTTGTAGCCTTTGCCTCCCAGCTTCAGTGTGATCGTGGGCAGGGTGGACACCTTCTCACAGGGGATCATGTACTAAGAGGGGTCACAGCGGTGTCAGGGTGGTAGTGGTGGTCTTGGGGCTCCCCCtaccagccccagccccagccccagtcccCGGCGCTCACCTCGCCCTGAATCAGCGGCACGGCCCCGATAGCTTTCTGCAGCTCACGCACCTCATCCACGGGGCCCACCATGAGGGAGGTGCCTGTGTCCACAATGGCCTCACAGCCCTCCTTGCACAGGGTCAGCCCGCTGGCCACCTCCACCCTGCAGGGAGTCAGGGCGTGAGGCCCCTGCCTGGACTGGAGTGTGCTCTGGAGGCCCAGTGCCCCCCCCCCCGGGAGCCCCTCTCCCATACCCCTCCCCTGGCTGGGTTGCACTCTCCTCCTCTCAGCGCTCCTGGATGCACAGGGGACCGTGAGTCCTCCAGGGCGAAGGGTAGGAGAGGAGACCCAGAGTGGCAGAGGGGATGATGGTGATGGGCATGgaggggatggatggatggaggggaTGGAGGGGCATGGAGGGgcatggagggatggagggatggacaGATGGAGGGGATGGAGGGTCATGAAGAGTCACAGAGGAATGAGGGGATGAAGGGCATAGAGGGATGGACAGATAGACGGATGGAGGGGATGGTGGGTCATGGAGAGTCACAGAGGCATggaggggatggagggatggggggATGGAAGGATAGAGGGGATAGAGGGGATGGAGGGGATGGGGGGCATggaggggatggagggatggggggGATGGGGGGATGGAGGGATAGAGGGGATggaggggatggagggatggggggatggagggatggggggATGGAGGGATAGAGGGGATAgaggggatggagggatggggggATGGGGGGATGGAGGGATAGAGGGGATggaggggatggagggatgggggggatggagggatggggggATGGAGGGATAGAGGGGATAGAGGGGATGGAGGGGATGGAGGGGATggaggggatggagggatggggggATGGAGGGATAGAGGGGATAGAGGGGATGGAGGGGATAGAGGGGATggaggggatggagggatggggggatggagggatggggggATGGAGGGATAGAGGGGATAgaggggatggagggatggggggATGGGGGGATGGAGGGATAGAGGGGATggaggggatggagggatggggggatggagggatggggggATGGAGGGATAGAGGGGATAgaggggatggagggatggggggATGGGGGGATGGAGGGATAGAGGGGATggaggggatggagggatgggggggatggagggatggggggATGGAGGGATAGAGGGGATGGAGGGGATGGAGGGGATGGAGGGGATGGAGGGGATggaggggatggagggatggggggATGGAGGGATAGAGGGGATAGAGGGGATAGAGGGGATAgaggggatggagggatggggggATGGGGGGGATGGGGGGATGGAGGGATAGAGGGGATAGAGGGGATGGAGGGGATGGGGGGCATGGAGGGGCATGAAGGGCTGGTCCGACCCCATCTCTTTCTTGCCCAGCTCCATCACTCCCCACAGGCACCCCCACCTGCAGAACCCGGTTCCTCCAGGGTCCCTGCATGCCACTCCCACCCACAGAACCCAGGGGAGTGGACTGCAGCCACTACTCACTGGTCCAGGCGGACCTGCCAGTAGGCCTTGCGGGTGACGTTCAGGTAGGACAGAGAACCCCTGTAATACTTGGAGTCCGTGCCGCCCAGCATCAGCTCACCCCCGGGCTGCGCGGTTGGGTCCctaggaggaaaggaagggaggagtcAGCTGCCACTCCACCCCCCAAGCACAGGAGGGCCAGGTCAGGAGTAAGGGGGTGAATGTGGCAATCGGGGAGAGCTTCCTGAAGGAGGGGCTTTCTGGGCCTGCAGGGATGGAAAGGCCcagaaggcaggaggagggaCGGACTCCCTTCTTCCTGGGGTGGGGCTGCTCTGCGTGGGCCCAGCCTGCCCCGGAAGAGGTTGTCCTCAACCCTCAGGTTCTCCTGGTCTGCTCAAGAGCCAAGGTTCAGCCAGACATCAGGGTCAAGGCTGGGGGCAGACAAGGAAGTGAATGCCAGGAGCCCAATGGGGAGGaccctgtctgtctgtctagaAGAAAAACCAAGGAAGGCTTCTAGGAGGGGGTGATGGCACAATCTGGGAAGTTGGGATGGCTGGGTCCGGCCTCAGGGCCTCTGCACTGGCTGCTCCTGGgaacagcctccagctgcattcccGAACCACGCCCACTCATCTCCCCTCATCCAGACCAGCGATGGCCAAGGTGCTTCTGGGCAGCAGCACACTGCACTTCCCAGGACCTGCAGCCCGCGTCGCCTGGGTTCGTTTCCAAACATGACTCAAGTACAAGATTTCAACGCAGCAAATCCTGCCAGTCCCGTTAGAGAAGCTCTCTGTGTCGGGTGGTCCTGCCATCCCGCCAGGGCATCTGCAGCTAAGCTGGCCACCATCCCGCTGCCCGTCACTCGAGGCAGCACCAGGCCTGACCCAGTCCTCCCAGCACTGCTCAGGGCCTCcgccctcctccagcctcctccgCCTTTGCTTCCTGTCAACACCTCTGCAATCCCAAGTGTAGAAACCCGATCAGTGCCTTCCACCCCTCCTCTCCTCACCAAACATGCTTTCAGAAGCCCTCAGACCCTCCCTCCTGCCTGGCTTCACTTCCTGCCCAAGCCGCTGCCTTGAGACTACAGCTGGGCACTCACAACTGcgtgcccctccccccacctggTACTCAGTCTGTGTGCCCCTCCCCTCACCTGGGCACTCACCCTGTGTGCCCCTCCCCCACATGGACATTCATGCCTGTGTGCCCCTCTCCGCACCTGGATACTCATACCTGTGTCCGCCTCCCCGACCTGGGCACTCAGGCTGTGTGCCCTCCTCCCCCATGTGGGCACTCATGCCTGTGTGCCCTCTTGCCCTCAGGGGACCCCTATTCACCTCGCTGCCTCTCCTGTGCCCCAAGGCTCCTGGGGAAATGGCCCAGCTGGTTCACCTGTGTCCTGGCCTCCAGTGAGCAGCTCAGCCCAGGGTGTTGCTAAGGAGTATTCACTGCCCAGGCAACGGACAGAGTAAAGAGGCCAGGCCAGCCCCACGGCCGGAATTCTGCCAGCAGTGCCCCAAGGTCAGGCGTCAGGCCCAGAGACTCCAAGTGCCAAGTGAGCCACATGAGGTGAACCTGCCCCTGTCAGCCCTGGAGAGTATGGGGCAGTGACCAGGCACAGCTCAGGGCAGGAGGCCGCCGGCTGACACGCTGCCCACCCCCAGGGCAAAAGCCCCCAACCCCCAGTCACCCCTCTTATATGGAACCCTCCACTCAGGTCTGCCCGAGAAGAGGAAACTAACTAAGGCCGAGGCCCCCTTCCCAAGGTGGCCTGACCATGGCTCACCCATGCTGAAGCAGTGGCAGCAGGTGGGGACCCTGGGGGAGAACCTTTTTCCCAGAAGGAAGGGCCCCCCTATGCTCCTCCTAGAGGGCAGCCAGCACCTGCTGGGGACACCCACAGAGCTGCTCGCTGCGTGGTGCCGGGGACCCACACCCACCCAAGTCACCTCCCCAGGGACTCCCAGGCCCCTGGGCACCATGCCCCCTCTCCACCATCAGCAACCCGGGACCAGGACCACACATGCCCATCACCAGGTCCAGGGACCAACGGGCCAACTGAACCAAGAGGAACTGCCATGACCCCCGAACTGGGTCTGTTCTCATAGGAAGGAGGCCCAGCTGCCAAGgtcccaggacccacagcctggcCTGAGCTCCTCCCACTGGGAGACCCCGGCCAAACAGCTTTCTCTGCGATCTGCTTACTCCTCTGCAGAAGGGCAgccaacccctgcctcccggacaccctgaggtcagaggtcaggAGCTCTGGCCACAGCAGCAGGGAGGGGCGGCACTGAGTGGGGGTGCCCGGGAGGCTCCCAGCCCAGCCCCGCCCTGCCTCCCAACAACGCTGAGCGAGGAGagcaggaggggagagggaacCCACGCGCCCACCTGTTCAGGTAGAAGGAGAAGATGTTCTGGTCCACCAGCTTCTGCTGCATCAGGTTGTCGAAGACGGGCAGCACGTTGTTGACGGAGATGCGGGGATAGGCCATGCCCAGGATGCCGTCGAACTTGGCTGCGATGAAGGTGATGCCTGGCTGCTTGATGGCCTCCCCGAAGACCTGCCTCTCCACTTTGACACCGCCCAGGGCAGCGGTTGATGACGCTGACTTGCAGGGCACCTGCAGGCCAGGGCAGCGTCAGTGGGTCGCAGACAGGCTGAGCCCTACACCCCTCTCTGAGCATGAGGCTGCGCTACAAAACCCAGCTCAATGGATACCCCTCATCTCACACACGATGGGGCCCAGAGGGCCCAGCAGAAAGGGCTGGAAACGGTGAGCTGAACACAGCGGGATGGGGACGCGGGGTGAGGTGGAGCCCTCTTCGTGGGAGACTTTGGGGCTTGGTTTTAAGGAGATGGGAACCAGGCAGGAGCACAGACGGGGAGACCCCTTGCCCCACTCCCTGCTCTGACCTCTTGttcccaccaccaccaacaagcaggtcctgctcctgctcctgccctcAGCCTTGGGAACAAGAGACAACCCGGGCCAGGAGCCCGAGAGACGGGGAAGCCGCCGACCCCAACCCAGACTCACAGCCGTGCTGCCCCCGTCTCCCTCTCTGActgtcccctcccccagccctggatGAGGCTGCAGAAAGAGAACAGGCCAGAGCAGGATGTGGGAAGGGAACGACAGCTTGAGGCTGACACGGGGCGGAGGAGGCGGAAGAGGGCAGACGGGGCAATTTCCCGTTCAGGCTGAGCGGGGCCCAGAGGAGAGGGCTCTGAGGAGCCCCTGTACAGACCTGGACTCCAGCCCAGCACGGACTGTTAGGAGCAGGTCCAGCTGGAGGAAGGGGCCCTCTTCCCAGGTCCCTTGGCCTGCAGGGGGGCTCTGCTGCCCTCCTGGCCTGCTCCGGAGCTGGGGGCTGTGTCACCGTCCCACTACTCCTGAACCCCTTGCGGCCTGGCCCACCCCCAGCAGACAGCTCCGAGGTGAGAATTCACTGAGGCCCAGGCAGGGTGACAAGGGCCAGCTCGCCCTCTCCTTGGGCAGAGAGCAGCTCTGCACAGGGCCCTGAGGATGGTGGAGCGCAGGCAGGGCCCCCAACAGCCACTGCTGCTCCCCCTCCCTTACCCTCCCAGGCTCCTGCAGGTGACTCTCTGCCAGCAGCCCCCACAGCGGGTTCCTGGCAATCCTCCCAACCCCAAGCCTCCCCAACCCCTTGGCCTGCTGCAAGGATCCTGTGcagccccaggcccagccctCAACACCTGCTGGCACCTCAAACCCAATGTGCCAAAAAAAGCCCAATCAATCTGCCCTGTCCTCCCTCCCACTCACTGTGGCCTGACTCCGGGgacccctgcccctgcagccCCCAGGTTCGAGGCTGCCTCTCCAGCCTGCACATGACCAGGCCCATTCCCAGGCCCCTCCTCATCCTGCTGACCGCCCCGGCCACCTGAGGGCTGGGGTCGGCCTGGGATCACCGAGCCCTCCCTTTCAACCACATACCCACGGTGGGTGAACTGCACACCCTGGCACCCTCGAGTCCCGGGAAAGGCCCCAGAGGGACTCACCGACACAGTGTCCTGGCTCAGGTATCCGGAGAGGCTGCCCGAGCCGTAGTGGATGGCAAATGAGGTGCCATTCTTCACGTAGGTGCTGGACTTGTCGCTGTTGTATTTGTGGTGGAGCCCTGCCCCGGGCGAGAAGAGGGCCCGCCTGTCATCCCGCAGCCCACGCCACGGCCACGGCCCTCCCATCCCCCTGCAGTCTACCGTGGAGCCCGCTCCCCCCAAGCTGCCTCCCCAGGGTGGGATTTGGAGGGGATCCGAGGCCCACCATCGTGCCAGAGCCCCAGGACTGTGGGCTGTGACCCCGGGCCTCCCTCCCAGCCACAGCTGGCTCCCTCCGCGGCCACCCCAGCCCCAGCGCTGCTGAGAGCAAGACCACAGCTGGTGGTTCACCCAGAAAGCCAGTGCCTGGAGCAGGGTGGAGGGCCAGCCTGGCTCATGGGGCCAAGAGGTGGGAGAAGTGCATTGCCCAAGGATTCCTGAGGCAGCCCTGTGGCGACATCCCAAAAGGGCAGGACCTGGGAGACGGGGCCGGGGTACGTGACTCACAGCAAGCGATGTCCAGCAGTTTGCAGTGGATGGAGGGGACCCACAGGTTGGAGGAGCCCGTGTCGAAGACGACCGTGAAGCACTGGGGAGGCGTCCCGATGCCGATCTCCCCGTAGTACTGGGCCTGGCAGGGGACAGGGTCCgtcagggctggggagggggcccTCTCTCCCCACCGGGCCTCAGAAGGCCCGGCTGTCCCCAGAGCCAAACCCTGAAGCCTGAAGGCCCATGCTGGAGGGACGAGCATCATGGGGCCCACAGCTGCCAACAGCCACCT encodes:
- the LOC105469796 gene encoding cathepsin D — its product is MHPPSLLLLALCILAAPAAALVRIPLHKFTSIRRTMSEMGGPVEDLIAKGPISKYSQAMPAVTEGPIPEVLKNYMDAQYYGEIGIGTPPQCFTVVFDTGSSNLWVPSIHCKLLDIACWLHHKYNSDKSSTYVKNGTSFAIHYGSGSLSGYLSQDTVSVPCKSASSTAALGGVKVERQVFGEAIKQPGITFIAAKFDGILGMAYPRISVNNVLPVFDNLMQQKLVDQNIFSFYLNRDPTAQPGGELMLGGTDSKYYRGSLSYLNVTRKAYWQVRLDQVEVASGLTLCKEGCEAIVDTGTSLMVGPVDEVRELQKAIGAVPLIQGEYMIPCEKVSTLPTITLKLGGKGYKLSPEDYTLKVSQAGKTLCLSGFMGMDIPPPSGPLWILGDVFIGRYYTVFDRDNNRVGFAEAARL